ATGAAAGACTGGCGAGAATGTTTCGGGTGGGACTGTGCTAGTTACTTCTGATTAAACATGCCTTCCTGGGGGTCAGCAGGGGAGGTTTTATGTTGGATTACACTTTTTCGGAGCACATATTTGGAGTCACCTTCACATAAACTCTAAGTTTCTCTGCCTCCATCCCTTCACCTACATATTCCTTTGCAGAAGAAACTAGGGAAAGCACTTGGTGGGTGATGTTTCTGGAGCTAAAGACTTTCTTCTGGCTGAGAGCAAACTGTAAGTAAACTATAGCAATCAAGAGCTCTGAGCTCTGGGAAGGGCAGGAAATGAGACATGTTCCCACCCCAGCAGCTTTTGTTCCAAACAGTGGATGACTTAATGGTATGATCATGTGTGGTGAGGAGCATATGCACCAAAAGCTGCTCATcaaggattaaaaaagaaaaaataagcaagGATTATTTCACCAAGCTAAACCATTTTATTAATTCTGTCTCAAGGCCAACTCATGTTTAAAAGTTGATTAGAAATTTCAGAATACCCCAAACATTATGACTGAACTGTTCTCTAACCAGTGGTTTCCCTCATAACAAGGCACAAGTTTATTTTTCTTGCGTGACCCCACAACCAAATCCCTTGTTTCTTGACGTGTGAGCCATCATAGCATCCCTCTTGTTGCTCGCTCCCTGCTGCTCCCCATGCCTACACTGTGCACTGTTACTACAACCTTATCACTGCTTTACACAGTCCTCCAATGCTTTCCCAAGACGCTTCAACATCAACCAGCTCAGTCATTCCTAATTTAAAGTGGCtgccatcagaatcacctggggaagttcttgggtttttttgttgttgtttgtttattttgttccaGTATAGATTCCTGGGTCCTATCGCTATTGAATCAAATTTTCCAAAGGTTGAGTTGAGAAAatgagcaaaaaccaaaccccagcTGTTTCTGATCCAGGATAACGGGGATTTTAGAACCATACACATTTTCATACTGGCTTTCTACTCAATTAGCCTTGCCCTGTCCTATTGGCCTCCTGCTATACCTCAGCCCTGGGTTACCCCTTAACCCTGAGCTTGCTTCTTAATGCTTATACCACGTACAATGCAATATAATCTTGACTCCCCACTCTCGAATCCTGCATCAAAGTTGTTCTACATACgtgattcttgccttttctgTTGTTCCAAGACACACCTTTCTTCCTCTTCAAGTTACAATTTCGAGAAATCTTCATGGTCTAATTTTACCTACCAATATAAtcctagacctttttttttttttttttaacttttattgagcctcaagtgaacgtttacaaatcaagtcagactgtcacatataagtttatatacaccttactccgtactaaTCCTAGACCttttaatgtaatattttttaTGTAGCCTATTTATTGTCCTGTCTTCCCAATCAATGGTAAGCCCTTTAGAAGAAACCATGTGTTAGGAGTCTTTAGCTAACTAACTTATTTAGCCCAAGGAAACTGGCTGCACCCCAGCGCTTACCCTTTGGATCAGTGAAGGGAAATTCAGATGAGACGAGTTGGCTCACTTACGCTGTCTGACCACATTTTTCTAAAAGCTAAAATCCTTGCTGGTTTCTCCAGGCCATACTTGATCCCATGCCCCTAGTGATGACAAATAGGCAGCAAGTCCATTTAACTCAACAGTTCAAAAGAGAGTGTCCTTTCTCCAGGTAAGAGCTAAGGCAACTACAGCTTTCTTTATGAGATGGGTGCAATCAAGCCAAACAGGTTAAGTACCTGACTGAAACAGTTAACCAATGAACCAAGAAACAACAGGCCCATCTCTCACCTTTAACTGAAAAAAACTTGTTAAAACTTCTGAGAGAAATACAAATACAGTTGCTATTTTCTTATCTAATTTATGCTACACATAAGAATAAATGATAGTGAAATTTAAAATTTACAGCCATTCTTAGAGAGAAGGgggaaaaacaaaattaagtttCAGAGTGAGAGCCTTTACAGGTATTTTGAGGGCTGGGTGAGTAATCTCTAATCAGAGAACTAGGAATTCTAACTACTTCCCTATAAGGTTACATCACCTAAGTTTCAGTTCCAGCTGAGCTGATGTAATTTGGGAAGaacaatttgaaaataaattttaatttgaagCTGAGCAAATCCAGGATAACTGCAAATCCAACATTTTCACAGCCCTGAACCATCACGGAAAGTCAAGTTGCTTGCCAAAATGAACAAGGGCTCTGAAAACGATGCTGAATTTCTGCATGTCTCACCCTTCTCGAGGCTAAGTTTGGAAAAGGTGTACACTACTAATTCTTCACCAGGAGTTTACtacatttattcaagaaatttttatttttaggcaaaaaaacaataaatactaAGAATGAGGAAAAACTTTAGAAGTCATGTATCTCAACCTTCTCTCTTGATTATTCCATTCAGATTAAATTCAATCTCCAGTTTGCCTCCTCTTCCACTAGCACTTACGGAGCCAGCTCCCCTTAAATGCAATAGGCCCTATTAATTTTCCCCTTCTCTGAATTCCTACAACAGTCCCAGTCTGAAGCATATCACCTGCTACTTTTTAAGACTGATCTCTAATCGTTTTGCATATACAAATTATATCTAAGCTCCAGAGCAGGGATCATAATTTATATTCCTTTGAACCCCTCACAGCTTAGTGCACAGAAGAGGGGCATAAATATTTCTTCTGTAATTTAATTGGTCATCTGAACAGAGGTTACAGCCACCTCCTCCACTATCACAGTTTCAATTAGTGGGCAACATTAACAATTAGTAATCTATTCAATGAATGCTGAATCATGAGGACACAAAAATAATCCCTTTAATGTCCAAATTGTCCTTTTACCACACTAATGCTGATTTAGAGTAGCAGAGATAAGCGATGACCCTTCTCATAAAAAGCTACTCATTCTCTCACATTTCATATATATACTTGAAACAACTTTAACTAACCCTTCGTCAGGTGACAAATGCTGTTTGTTAATGTGTTTTTCCTGTCTCCCCACCCAAGAAGTAATCTCTCTGAATGAAGGGGTGTTCTTCTGGCATGCTTCCTAGCAAACAACACAGGTGTTCTGTATGTGGTGGACGCTCACATTTTTTTGAACCAAAAATTTCTAGAACATAAAATCTCAgggtgtcttatttatctagtgctgctacaacagaaataccacaagtcagtggcttttacaaacagaaatttattctctcatagtccaggaggcttaaagtccaaattcatggcaccagctccaggggaaggctttctctctctgtgggctctgggggaaggtccttggcatcaatctttccctgggtctaggagcttctccatgtggagaccccaagtccaaaggatgtgctctgctcctggttcttcttgcttggtggtaatgaggtccgtatctctctgcttgctcctctctcaTTTCTTCTAAAaggcgatgcaggccacaccccaggaaaacttcccttacatcagatcagtgctgtgacctgagtaaggttgttgcatcccaccctaaccctctttaacataacctaatcttgcctcaataacatcattaaaaaacaaaaccactgccgtccagttgattccaactcatagtgaccctgtaggacagagtacaaatgccccacagggtttccaaggagaggctggtggatttgaactgccaaccttttggttagcagccaaatgcttaaccactacgttacCACGGCCCccaataacatcatagaggtcaggatttataacacataggatagtcacatcagatcacaacatagtagacaaccacacagtattgAAAATGATGGCCTAGCCAATATTGAGaatgatggcctagccaagttgatacatattttttgggggacactattcaatccatgacatacgggtttttttttttttcccttaaaacaaCCGTTTTGGAATAAGGAGTCCAAACACCTGCCCCACTCATAGGTAAGTAAAGGAAAAGCCAAAGTGGTTTAACAGTTTTGTATTGTGTCATATAAACTGTCTTCATATACAAGTGCATAAGTGGAaaatttttctccctccctcccccaaacaTCACAGTAGAGCAATTCTTGCTAGTATATCACCGAATTAAAATACATATGCCCTTCTGAATTCTAAACAGCTAATGCTAGGCACTAGCTTAAGCCTTGAAATCTTAATAACTTACTGATCTGGTACGGACATGAACAGTTCCAGTGCCTTCCAACTTTTCCCTGAATTTTTCTCTTCAATGTTCCAGGCAGTAAATGATTTTAATGCCCTCAAACTGGGATAAAGCTGATTTAGAGCTTATAAATTACCTACACTGTATGATCACTAAGAGTAGAGACATGACTTACACATATTATACCCCTCAAAGTATCTAGCACCAACCAGGTATAGAATTCTCAATACTAATTAATGGACTAATTAATCCAAGGGTCAAATACATGACAGTGATAGTCTTAAAAAtactaatttattatttttcttttgaacaaTACAAATCCTCTCCTGTCTTACAGATCTTTCTGGCAATGTTCTCTGCTGCCTTGACTATCTTGGATAATTATATAGCTATTATTACTTGATGCTAATAACAATTTCCTAGGTCATTAGTAATGAGAAGCTaaggcattaaaccaaaaaggcTCTAAGCTAGTTTAAATGTGGTCAAATACTGTTATAATAGAATTGCACTGTTGTTACTTTTCCACCTTCATGCTTCTCCAAAGTGCTAAGGTTTCTATAAATTTCTGTCGCACAGACTCAAACTCTGGGTTTTTCACTTCACGGTGGCTTGACCATCATAAAACATGATTTATTTGGTAGCAAAAACATTTCTGAGTTTTAAAAGGGATGACTACTCAGagctaaaaaaaattacagaagtcaTTTTTGTTTAAACCCAGAACATATACCATTACTTATAAGAAAAACACAACAACCTTGTTCTCTTTCTGCCTCTAGTAAAAGTTGAAAATAGGAGTTGAGCTGTACGCTTTTTAAGAGTTGCTACATAAAGTCATCTTGTTAAAGAGTTTAAAGTGGACACAAACACTGCTAGCGACATTTAATGTTCCATACGCGATACGTTACTCTTAGCAGTAAGTTGAGATATCAACATAATCCTGATTCTGATTCTAAAACTGAGAACTCCCCACCAGTATTTAAGGGGGTTTCTTCCTAGGTCAATAGTTACGCTATGCACAGGGAGCAATGCGGTGTTCTCTTAGCCTAAGCTTTATCAAGGCTCAGATAAATTTGAGGTGAACTTAGCAAGGCCCTTGTAAAGAAATCTTCAGTGGGAAACTCAGTGTATGTGAATTTCAAAGCTTCAAAACTGACCCATTACACAGAAGTACCACAGGCTTTCTTGGAGCTCTGAGTCTAGTGGTTGTCGAAGTTAAGGAGGCACCTACACAATTTTACTCAAGCTCCTGCTGTCTTTTCTGTATGGAAAATGCAGTCAGTCTGAGGAAGGCCAAAAAATCATTTTGCCAGGCCTAGCTCTTCTCGAGCACAGTAAAGCTAAGGGAAAGCACTAGGAGGCAATTAATGTAAATGCCTTGGTGTGTGCATCTCTGGGAGGGGCAAAACCTGTACAAGACAATGGCTGTCCAAATCAAGAATTTAGATGAGACAAAAGCTCAGTAATCAATAACGGTTCCCGAAGTGTTTACCTTTACAGGTAAACAAAGGCAAAACCCTGAAAGGAAGATTAAAATAACCTCATAGGAGAAATGCTCACTGCATTTTATATGCTTCTGCTTGTTCTCACCCATCCCAGAGCTTTGGGTCAAACGTATACTTCTTAGAAAAGCCAGGCACACACGGAATTCTGTTCTGGTCCTCCTTTTTCCTAGCCAGGTCCCTGCAAACACATGGCCTGATTTCCCCTAGTCACATTACTTCATAATCTGCAACAGGAGTCAGCTCCATGGTTATTTCCTGAACAGTAGCGATGATCTCAGTGAATCTCCCTGCGCgatttttcttctgtctcttgGAAGGATACTGTGAATAACAAAGGCTGAGGTCCTTCTCTGGGATAGTCCCATGAAACTGAAGTTGAAAGATAGTATGATTGCACAGCAAAATATTCCTCTTGTGAGCATAATTAAACACATGGTATACACATTCCCCTGGGTATAAGCAATTTACACTAATCCATTCATACCAGCAATGGAACTCAAAACATTGGTAAATCAGATTCTAATGTGACAATTTAAAAGTAGACAGTGCTCCACTTGGTTAATAAATCAGAATTAACTAAGACAATACTTTAAATACCACATCATTGAAAACTCCTAGTAGGCATGGCCCTCAtcagttactttaaaaaataacggTCATAACAGGAGAAAGAGCAAGCACCATGCTCACTAATGCAGGTAACTGGACTGTTCTGATTAAGCACTGCAGTTCACAGATAACTATTTCATATCTTCCCTTCAAGTTACTGAGTCTTTCTTCTTCCGGAATGGTGATTTTAGCCTCTTCCATACACTGCTTTTGGGTTTAGACTTTTTCTCCATGGCCAGTACTGCCTCCTTTTCTTTCCTACGTATCTCCCGAACAAGAGCATGGAATACATCATCAATGTAGTAGCGGTAAGCAGCAGATGTCTCAAAAAAGGGACAGCTGAATTCACGGGCCAaagccaatccttcttctttggtgacctttaaaaatgtaaatgtgaGAAAAACTTATAGTGCTAACAGTGGAAAACAATCACAACTATCCAAAAAAGTCAACGGACTACCTTAACAGGAAgagaggggtccctgggtggctcaaaaagttaagcaccccactactaactgaaaggttggcagttcaaacccactcagagacacctcaaaagacagtcccagtgatctgcttctgaaaggtcacagccttgcaaaccctacggagcagctgtactctgcacacatggggtcaccatgagttgggactgacttgatggcaactaacaacaacagctagagAGTTTCTCAACTCTAGAGATGTTCAAGCAGAATACGGTGATTTTTATAATATTTGGGAGGCTGGATTACATGACTTTTAAGGTTTCTTCTACCTTCATATTTTATGATTCTATTTCTCGTCTATTTTAAAGATAACTTTTGAGAACATGGAATAGTTCCAGACATGGGATACACAATCTTAATCTTTCTCATACTTTTCATTTTAAGGAAGACAAACCCAAGGCAAAGAGACGTATACTTAAATTACAACACTAAAAACTATTAGGGACTCAAAATGGATATATCCAGTCATGGATACGTCATCATTTTTCCTACTTTTGGACATTTAGACTGTTTCTAATTTTCTGCTACAATAGATAGCCTGGCAATGAACATTTTGTATATCAATCTCTGAATAGATTTTTTTCAAACAGGGATTAACTGGGAAGCATTATGAATTTAACTGCTGTCAAACCACTTCCAGAAGGTTCATACCATTCCTTGCTTCCACTAGTAGTCATGAGTGTGTCTGTTTCACTATACTTTCATCTCTATACCAAACAGTAAAATTTTAAACATCATTACTAACTTGAAGGGTACCACGTATTCTAAAATACTCTACAATTTCTCTTGTTCTCCCCTTCCAGGGCTCATAATCCTCACCATCAGGAAGTGTGTCTTGTAGTCTGACCTGAGTTTCTCCTGTTATAACATAAACAGATTTATTTCTGAGGATTTAGGAAAAGAACATTCCTTAATTCTTCATTTATTGTGTACTCCATTTGTCATCTGACTTTAATCCTGGGGATTCCGTCCTGAAAACTGATTCCTATAATCCAGGTTTTAtccaaaataaaagcaaataggAAAATTTTCAAGTTTAGGGAGAAGCTAATTCTGAATTTTCATTTTAAGGCAAAGGAATCTACGAACAGAGTAACAAAAATCCCCCAAGATTACAGacagtattttcttctctattctcaCCTGCCTTAGCTGTTTGAGGTCAGACTTATTTCCCACAAGAACCACGGGTGTATCATCAGTACGTCGAACTCGATAAATAAGCTGTTTAAACTCCCGAACTTCATGGAAACTTCTACGATCCGTGATGGAATAACAGATGATAAACCCTTCTCCTGCCCTCATGTACTGATCTCGCATGGCTGTAAACTCTGCCTAGAGGGAAACAGGGTCATTAATGTATTGATACAACCTAGAGCTACATGTACATACCTTAGCTATTTAGTTCAGATTAAAGAAGAGATATGTTGATTACCTGCTATCCTGAGTCAGAGTGCATGAAAAATTAAAAGAGATGGACTAGTGACCTTCTCTGTATAAGTCTTTCCCTGCCCTTTACTTGAGTAAAACAGCCTTTACTCATAGCATCTTGGGATTTAATACCTGTCCTGCTGTATCCAAAATGTCCAGGTTGGCAGGCTCATCGTCAATACGGATCCGGATTTTATAAGCATCTTCTACAGGAGGGAAAAAGGTGTAAGATAAGCCCATAAACACAGGAAcaaatactttattttaaaactcCTCTTGTACAGAACTAGATTCCACCCAAGTCCTTTAAGTGCCCAAATTTCCTCAGAAAGCATGCTAAATCCACTGAGGTAAATAAATTGTCATCAcctaagggctttttttttttttcatgtaggcaATGAAGCAGTTTGGTCATAGCTTAAATTAAGTTCATAAAACTTCACCTGCAATTCTAATCTAAAAAAGGATTCTGAGattgtcattttaaaaaatatcagagCAGAAAACTAACTTTACCATTTACTAGACATTTATTACATGCCAGGCATTATAATAAGTAATTTACAAACATTAACTCATTCAACATTCACAATAATccagtgaggtaggtattattatccctgttttacagataaagaaaaataaactctaAAACATTAAATGTTTTCGCCAATCACACAAttagtggtagagccaggactaAAACCCAGGGCTGCTTGTCTCAAAAGCCTTATGTACTTAACTATACGCTACAGTTCTCTTCATTTCACTACTAAAGATGAAAAACCAGAACTATTTTATAAACAATCCATATTGTCATAATTTCTCCTTTATTAAAGCAAATTTCTTTATGCATATTATTATAGTAACTCTGGAAAACGcagaaagtaaaaaagaagagaaaaaacccACTCGATATTTCCATTATTCAAAGACAATTGCTGTTTACAACCTCACGTGTCTTctcttaacatttttttcttgaatCCCTGCTTCCGACTTTTCCTCAAAGAGGAAGAGTCCACAAAATCAGTATTTCTGAAAGTACAGGTCATGATCCATTATGATTAATGAGTTGTGAAATCAGTTTAGTGGGTTGGGACCagcattaaaataaacaaacagaaacctaaaataaaatggaaaatagcaGAGTGCATCACATGTAGTGAGGCACGGTTTCAGGATATTTTGAGTTACGTATACATACATGCatgaacatacatgcacacacacactatatgctttcatatgtatatgtgtgctgGTTACAatgtaaaaatgtttttcttccatTAGCAAAGTTTCAAACAAACATGCTATCAGATAGAAGCCACTagaaagactagataggaaatttagggaacagtaagtttatgttaatggaagaggaacaacttggaaatggaggatgacaatggttgcacaactcaaagaatgtaattaatgttactgaattgtacgtgcAGAAATTGtggaattggtgtgtgttctgctgtgtatattctcaacaaggaCAACAGCCATTTAAACATCTGAAATAACACGTAGTACGTTATAAACTCATTGAAATCAAGAACCATATCTTCTTGGTCACAATGTCCCCAGGGTCCACCACATTGCTTGGCACGTAATAAGGACTCAAAAAACACAGTATTTGTTGTTAAATCAGATAATATAGTGTCAGGAGTGGccgattagaaaaaaaaacaatacgcTGATTTACAAAAATGTAACATGTACAGGAGACAAATACATGAGTTTTCTCCAAAGAAAGGAACAGTCACCTCTGGATTTCTCAGGTAAATAATTATCCTAAGCCCTATGTTGACTTCATTCCTAGAACCTCCATGATAGTTCAAATCCTCATAAAATGTTCCAAATTCGATACAGtacatgaacaaaacaaaacaaaacaagaactgtTTATATTTTTCTCAATCCACATAAGCATCTATTGTGTAAAATTACCACAGTCAAAGCTGGGTTACCACAGGACACTCACTGGCTTGGTGGAAAACAGTGCAGCAGAGGCCTGACCCAGTGGAAATCCTCCCTAGAGGCCCGGGGTCATGGCAAAAAGTATCACATACTGAAAATACCAGTAAGTACGGCAGATCTTCTGTGCACCCTCTCccccaaatttttcttttatactaGGATATAACTCCTTAGGACCCAACCTGGTTTCTTATGGTTCAGTAATGACAGTAATGTTCTTAATCTTAGCAAAGACTAGCAACCAAAGAAACAAGGCACACAAAATGACTTTTTTACTCTAATAGGGTTTTGCCAACAATGGATATTACTAGATTATGAACGTCAGGTACAAGGAAGTAAATGAAGGCCACCAAggggaagaagtccagccaggcTCTGCACGTCTGGGTTATAAGACTTCAGCAGGCTGGCTCTACTTGTTTTTCTACTTCCTTCTGTAGAAGTTCAAACCAGCTGACTCACAGTTACATAGTCAGTCTCAAATCAGGCCCTTAAAGAAGTGACAGCAAGAAAAATTTTCCAGTAAGTGCCTTTTAATCTGGCAATATACTATACTAACCATAAAAATGTGACAAAAAAGTCCCATTAGTCTTCAATAAAAGACCGAAACTAAAAATGGTTTATGTACATATACAGTtgagtgagaaaaaaagaaatatgaccAACTACTATGACACTCTTGTTACTAAATAAATCTGAATCAGACACCAAAAAAAAGTTCAAAGTAAAAATAGTTGGAAACCATTTTCAAAGCTGACATTTACCAAGACACCTTTATGGCATTTATTTGGAAATCTAAATGGTAATCTGACTTACCAATGGTGGGGTCGTGATCTTCTGGGA
This DNA window, taken from Elephas maximus indicus isolate mEleMax1 chromosome 3, mEleMax1 primary haplotype, whole genome shotgun sequence, encodes the following:
- the RIT1 gene encoding GTP-binding protein Rit1 produces the protein MDSGTRPVGSCGSSSAGLSREYKLVMLGAGGVGKSAMTMQFISHRFPEDHDPTIEDAYKIRIRIDDEPANLDILDTAGQAEFTAMRDQYMRAGEGFIICYSITDRRSFHEVREFKQLIYRVRRTDDTPVVLVGNKSDLKQLRQVTKEEGLALAREFSCPFFETSAAYRYYIDDVFHALVREIRRKEKEAVLAMEKKSKPKSSVWKRLKSPFRKKKDSVT